One window of Cupriavidus oxalaticus genomic DNA carries:
- a CDS encoding EF-hand domain-containing protein — protein MKKMIAVAAMCLVSAGALAQSADMPAAAANPRVERAMQQLQGRFASANTTHDGKLTREQAAAGMPMVAKHFDQIDAQRTGYVTLPQIEAFMGQMIMSR, from the coding sequence ATGAAGAAGATGATTGCAGTAGCCGCCATGTGCCTGGTTTCCGCCGGTGCGTTAGCGCAAAGCGCTGACATGCCCGCTGCCGCCGCCAACCCCCGGGTGGAGCGTGCGATGCAGCAACTGCAAGGCCGCTTCGCCAGTGCAAATACCACGCACGACGGCAAGCTGACGCGCGAGCAGGCGGCCGCCGGCATGCCGATGGTCGCCAAGCACTTCGACCAGATCGACGCGCAGCGGACCGGCTACGTGACGCTGCCGCAGATCGAGGCGTTCATGGGGCAGATGATAATGTCGCGGTAA
- a CDS encoding MFS transporter, producing MARHNGHPSNARSSWLERIALPSGVHADAMPLLAGRALRGICDGYVAVLLPSYLLALGFDSMAVGLISSATLIGSALATILIGLVGHRYPQRRLMMLAAALMFATGLGFAGFSTLWPLLMIAFVGTLNPGSGDVSIFLPLEHARLAESATPDTRTALFARYGLIGAFSSAFGALAAAIPAWLAGQSPLSLLDAMRLMFVFYGIIGLLLWRLYARVHAAQPHGAATAARTPLGPSRPIVLRLAMLFSVDAFAGGLVVNSLLSLWLMQRFGLSPAATGQFFFVAGVLTTFSQLAAVPLARKIGLLNTMVFTHIPSSLCLIAAAFAPTLALSLALLLARSALSQMDVPTRTAYVMAVVTPPERAAAASLTAVPRSLTAALSPALAAALMAYGFTSTPLVACGLLKIAYDLAMLRSFRRVKPLN from the coding sequence ATGGCCCGGCACAATGGCCATCCCTCGAACGCCAGAAGCAGCTGGCTCGAACGCATCGCGCTGCCATCCGGTGTCCACGCCGACGCCATGCCGCTGCTTGCCGGCCGCGCGCTGCGTGGCATCTGCGATGGCTATGTTGCCGTGCTGTTGCCGTCCTACCTGCTGGCACTCGGCTTCGACTCGATGGCGGTCGGGCTCATCAGCAGCGCGACCCTGATCGGCTCCGCCCTCGCCACGATCCTGATCGGACTCGTCGGGCACCGCTACCCGCAACGCCGCCTGATGATGCTGGCGGCTGCCCTGATGTTTGCAACTGGCCTCGGCTTTGCGGGTTTCTCCACGCTGTGGCCGCTTCTGATGATCGCCTTCGTCGGCACGCTCAACCCCGGGTCCGGCGATGTCAGTATCTTCCTGCCGCTGGAACATGCGCGGCTGGCGGAATCGGCAACGCCCGACACCCGGACGGCGCTGTTCGCCCGCTACGGCCTGATCGGCGCATTCTCATCCGCCTTCGGGGCACTGGCGGCGGCGATACCGGCATGGCTGGCCGGGCAATCCCCGCTGTCGCTACTCGATGCGATGCGCCTGATGTTCGTTTTCTACGGGATCATTGGGTTGCTGCTGTGGCGTCTGTATGCGCGCGTGCATGCCGCTCAGCCTCATGGCGCTGCGACCGCGGCTAGAACACCACTGGGTCCTTCCCGTCCGATCGTGTTACGGCTGGCCATGTTGTTCAGCGTAGACGCGTTCGCTGGCGGGCTCGTCGTCAATTCGCTGCTGTCGCTGTGGCTGATGCAGCGTTTCGGCCTGAGTCCGGCCGCGACCGGCCAGTTCTTCTTCGTGGCGGGGGTGCTGACGACGTTCTCGCAACTCGCTGCGGTGCCGCTGGCGCGAAAGATCGGCCTGCTCAATACGATGGTGTTCACGCATATTCCGTCCAGCCTGTGCCTGATCGCAGCCGCCTTTGCACCCACGCTGGCGCTTAGCCTGGCACTGCTGCTGGCTCGCAGCGCGCTGTCGCAAATGGATGTGCCGACCCGGACGGCCTATGTGATGGCCGTTGTCACCCCGCCTGAACGGGCGGCCGCTGCAAGCCTGACCGCGGTGCCGCGCAGCCTGACCGCGGCACTCAGTCCTGCGCTCGCCGCCGCGTTGATGGCCTACGGCTTTACCAGCACGCCGCTGGTCGCCTGCGGCCTGCTGAAGATCGCCTACGACCTCGCCATGCTGCGCTCGTTCCGTCGCGTCAAGCCGCTCAACTGA
- a CDS encoding efflux RND transporter permease subunit, with protein MFNWIVRASLGNRLLVLAVAVILMAYGAFTAWRTPVDVFPDLNKPLVTVITEAGGMAPQEVELLASFPIETALNGMPGVTRVRSVSGVGLSIVYAEFDWGSDIYRNRQLVSERLALVREQLPGGLTPILGPVSSIMGEIMLIALPIDPARASPMQAREYADFVLRPRLLSVAGVSQVIPIGGEVRQLRVEPDTARMAQFGVALPQVENALRDFAANTSGGFIDLNGREYLIRNLGRTNRLEDLKGLAVAYKDGAPVLLEQVASARYAAALKRGDAGFNGTPAVIVSVQKQPAADTVRLTRELEAALGELKRGLPAGVSAPQVLFRQADFIEASIGNVVEALRDGAIMVTVILFAFLLSARTTAISLVAIPLSLAVTALAFHLLGQSINVMTLGGLAIAIGELVDDAVVDVENILRRLRQRSSVEDPPSVLETIWRASVEVRSGIVYATLVVVLVFVPLFALPGIEGRLFAPLGIAYIVSILASMLVSMTVTPVLSYYLLPRMKRLDHPDSPLVAWLKRVDARILDRSFPRAKAVLVTAAVTVALAAATVPFMPRTFLPSFNEGSLVMSLMLNPGTSLAEANRMGALAETLVRQVPEVTQVGRRTGRAELDEHAEGVHSSEIDIDLKRSDRSREQVMAAIRAQLASLPASVAIGQPISHRLDHLLSGVRAQVALKIYGDDLDTLRGLAESVRGRLAAIPGLVDITVERQVLIPQVNVRLDYRKAAQYGIPAGEALKALQTLSDGSRITQLIEGVRRYDLVVRLPDAGRTPQDLSRIMLESPRGPVPLSALATVEEGDGPNQIGRENGRRRIVVYANTDGSDMSRIISEVRGAVARAGLPGGYFISIEGQFQAQEQATQLIVLLSLVSLALIYLVLYSRYRSATLTLIIMANIPLALIGSVIAMWIGGLALSVASMVGFITLTGIATRNGILKVSHYINLCRHEGETFGIPMIVRGSLERLTPVLMTALVAAFALVPLLVSANAPGKEILHPVAVVIFGGLVSSTILDSVLTPLAFWLFGRRPLERILSQRQVDMY; from the coding sequence ATGTTCAACTGGATTGTTCGCGCGAGTCTTGGCAACCGGCTGCTGGTCCTCGCCGTCGCCGTCATTCTGATGGCGTACGGCGCCTTCACCGCGTGGCGCACGCCGGTGGATGTCTTCCCGGACCTCAACAAGCCGCTGGTGACCGTGATCACCGAAGCCGGCGGCATGGCGCCGCAGGAAGTCGAACTGCTGGCTTCGTTCCCGATCGAGACTGCGCTCAACGGTATGCCGGGCGTCACGCGGGTCCGCTCGGTGTCCGGCGTCGGCTTATCCATCGTATATGCCGAGTTCGACTGGGGCAGCGATATCTATCGCAACCGCCAGCTCGTGTCGGAACGGCTTGCCCTGGTCAGGGAGCAATTGCCCGGCGGGCTCACGCCCATCCTCGGGCCGGTATCGTCGATCATGGGCGAGATCATGCTGATCGCCTTGCCGATCGATCCGGCCAGGGCCAGCCCCATGCAGGCGCGCGAGTATGCCGACTTCGTGCTGCGTCCGCGCCTGCTGTCGGTGGCCGGGGTGTCGCAGGTCATCCCGATCGGCGGCGAGGTGCGCCAGCTACGGGTGGAACCGGACACCGCCAGGATGGCGCAGTTCGGCGTGGCGCTGCCGCAGGTGGAAAACGCGTTGCGCGACTTCGCGGCCAATACCAGCGGCGGCTTCATCGACCTGAACGGCCGCGAATACCTGATCCGCAACCTCGGGCGCACCAACCGCCTGGAAGACCTCAAGGGGCTGGCCGTTGCCTACAAGGACGGCGCGCCGGTGCTCCTCGAGCAGGTGGCGAGTGCACGATATGCCGCGGCGCTCAAGCGCGGCGATGCCGGCTTCAATGGCACGCCGGCAGTGATCGTCAGCGTGCAGAAGCAGCCCGCGGCGGATACGGTCCGGCTGACGCGCGAGCTGGAAGCAGCGCTGGGCGAACTGAAGCGAGGACTGCCGGCAGGCGTGTCCGCGCCGCAAGTCCTGTTCCGGCAGGCGGACTTTATCGAGGCGTCGATCGGCAATGTGGTCGAGGCGCTGCGCGACGGCGCCATCATGGTCACCGTGATCCTGTTCGCCTTCCTGCTGAGCGCGCGCACCACCGCGATCTCGCTGGTCGCGATCCCGCTGTCGCTGGCGGTGACAGCGCTGGCCTTCCATCTGCTGGGCCAGTCGATCAACGTGATGACGCTGGGCGGGCTGGCCATTGCCATCGGCGAGCTGGTCGACGACGCGGTGGTCGATGTGGAAAACATCCTGCGCCGGCTCAGGCAGCGCTCAAGCGTGGAGGACCCGCCGTCCGTGCTGGAAACGATCTGGCGCGCGTCGGTCGAAGTCCGCTCCGGCATTGTCTATGCCACCCTGGTGGTGGTGCTGGTATTCGTGCCGCTGTTCGCGCTGCCTGGCATCGAGGGGCGGCTGTTCGCGCCGCTGGGTATCGCCTATATCGTGTCGATCCTGGCGTCGATGCTGGTGTCGATGACGGTGACCCCGGTACTTTCGTACTACCTGCTGCCGCGGATGAAGCGGCTGGATCATCCTGACAGCCCGCTGGTGGCGTGGCTCAAGCGGGTCGATGCCAGGATCCTGGACCGGTCGTTCCCGCGTGCCAAAGCCGTGCTTGTGACGGCCGCCGTCACGGTCGCGCTGGCGGCCGCCACTGTACCCTTCATGCCGCGGACCTTCCTGCCGTCCTTCAACGAAGGCTCGCTGGTGATGTCGCTGATGCTGAATCCCGGTACTTCGCTGGCCGAAGCCAACCGCATGGGCGCACTGGCCGAGACGCTGGTCCGCCAGGTGCCTGAAGTCACCCAGGTGGGACGGCGCACCGGCCGCGCCGAACTCGACGAACATGCCGAAGGCGTGCATTCGTCCGAGATCGACATCGACCTGAAGCGCTCGGATCGTAGCCGGGAGCAAGTGATGGCCGCGATCCGCGCCCAGCTTGCAAGCCTTCCGGCGTCGGTCGCGATAGGCCAGCCGATTTCGCACCGGCTGGATCATTTGCTGTCCGGCGTGCGGGCGCAAGTCGCGCTCAAGATCTATGGCGATGACCTCGATACGCTGCGCGGGCTGGCGGAGAGCGTGCGCGGGCGGCTCGCTGCCATACCGGGGCTTGTCGATATCACGGTGGAGCGCCAGGTATTGATTCCGCAGGTAAACGTGCGGCTCGACTACCGCAAGGCAGCGCAATACGGCATCCCCGCGGGCGAGGCGCTGAAGGCTCTGCAGACCTTGTCCGATGGTTCGCGCATCACCCAGCTCATCGAAGGCGTGCGCCGCTACGACCTGGTGGTGCGCTTGCCGGATGCCGGCCGCACGCCGCAGGATTTGTCCCGCATCATGCTGGAATCGCCGCGCGGGCCGGTGCCGCTGTCGGCTCTCGCCACTGTCGAAGAGGGCGACGGCCCCAACCAGATTGGCCGCGAGAATGGCCGGCGGCGCATCGTCGTCTATGCCAACACCGACGGCTCGGATATGTCGAGGATCATCAGCGAAGTGCGCGGCGCCGTGGCGCGCGCCGGGCTGCCGGGCGGTTACTTCATCAGCATCGAAGGCCAGTTCCAGGCGCAGGAGCAAGCCACGCAACTGATCGTGCTGCTGTCCCTGGTGTCGCTTGCGCTGATCTACCTGGTGCTCTATTCGCGCTACCGCTCGGCGACGCTGACGCTGATCATCATGGCCAACATTCCGCTGGCGCTGATCGGCAGCGTCATCGCGATGTGGATCGGCGGACTCGCGCTGTCGGTGGCATCGATGGTCGGCTTCATTACGCTGACCGGCATCGCCACCCGCAACGGCATCCTGAAAGTCAGCCACTACATCAACCTGTGCCGCCACGAAGGAGAAACCTTCGGAATCCCGATGATCGTGCGAGGCTCCCTGGAGCGGCTGACCCCGGTGCTGATGACTGCGCTGGTCGCCGCATTTGCGCTGGTTCCGCTGCTGGTGTCGGCCAATGCGCCAGGCAAGGAAATCCTGCATCCGGTTGCCGTGGTGATATTCGGCGGCCTGGTCAGCTCGACCATCCTGGATTCCGTGCTGACGCCGCTGGCCTTCTGGCTGTTCGGGCGCCGCCCGCTGGAGCGGATCCTGTCGCAGCGGCAGGTCGACATGTACTGA
- a CDS encoding chromate resistance protein ChrB domain-containing protein: protein MTAFSDNWALLIVTLPTSGATARMRIWRAIKTIGCAALRDGAYLLPAGNVQVAQLRELADEARQEGGQAWLLNVRAADPEEESAFRALFDRSPDYAELQAALSEARKSLSDQSSAELNRLLRRHGRAYEAIRMIDFFPDAASARAEAQWNDFSRAIETIQSPGEPQALAHAIARRDPVQYQGRLWATRRNLWVDRVASAWLIQRFIDPHARFLWLENPADCPGDALGFDFDGATFTHVGERVSFEVLLSSFGLDSDRGLSRLGAMVHALDIGGIAVPEASGFEAMLAGARARLKDDDALLAEIGAVLDSLYAHFSTNRKP from the coding sequence ATGACAGCGTTCTCCGACAACTGGGCCCTGCTGATCGTCACGCTACCAACCTCCGGCGCCACCGCCCGGATGCGGATCTGGCGCGCGATCAAGACCATTGGTTGCGCCGCCCTGCGTGACGGCGCCTATCTATTGCCCGCGGGCAACGTGCAGGTCGCCCAGTTGCGAGAGCTGGCCGACGAGGCGCGCCAGGAAGGCGGGCAAGCCTGGCTCCTGAATGTCCGGGCCGCCGATCCGGAGGAGGAGAGCGCTTTCCGGGCGTTGTTCGACCGCAGCCCCGACTATGCCGAACTGCAGGCGGCCCTGTCAGAGGCGCGCAAGTCGCTGTCCGATCAAAGCAGCGCCGAACTCAATCGCCTGCTGCGCCGTCACGGGCGTGCCTACGAAGCGATCCGCATGATCGACTTCTTCCCCGATGCGGCGTCGGCCCGCGCCGAAGCCCAATGGAATGACTTCAGCCGCGCCATCGAGACCATCCAGTCTCCGGGTGAGCCACAGGCCCTCGCGCACGCGATTGCTCGCCGGGATCCTGTCCAGTACCAAGGGCGGCTTTGGGCCACACGCCGCAACTTGTGGGTGGACCGCGTGGCAAGCGCCTGGCTGATCCAGCGCTTCATCGATCCCCACGCCCGCTTCCTGTGGCTGGAGAACCCCGCTGATTGCCCTGGCGATGCGCTGGGCTTCGATTTCGACGGCGCGACCTTCACGCATGTGGGCGAGCGCGTTTCATTCGAAGTGCTGCTGTCGAGCTTCGGCCTCGATTCCGACCGCGGGCTCAGCCGGCTAGGCGCCATGGTCCATGCGCTGGACATCGGCGGCATTGCGGTACCGGAAGCCAGCGGCTTCGAGGCCATGCTGGCCGGCGCACGCGCGCGCCTGAAGGATGATGACGCCCTGCTGGCGGAAATCGGCGCGGTGCTGGATTCGCTTTACGCACACTTTTCCACCAACAGGAAGCCCTGA
- a CDS encoding TolC family protein codes for MRKIFISIVASALLLPSAHAQPAPADLHALFNTAWERSVAFQATEGRRLEAAASRIQADSLIAGPPTLGLLHRDDRWTDKRGLRESEVQLGVPVWMPGQRAARGDLADAQAAEAEAGGALARLNLAAEVRERVWQLAAAEAERDVLRHRAEIAASLRDDVRRRVAAGDLARTDLLLAQQDHLAAQGLLADSEGRLVDARTRLLQATGVSALPLRFDEAAAPVSDPAAAAAAHPRLEAAQRAVQRGERQVGYLRKSRRDPPEVGVLYRNDRAGGGMPSDQTVGLFIKIPFATEARNMPRESAAQTDLMTARAELDRTERVVRSEIDAARQALSLAEQQLRLTEERSATLSERAALLRKAFDAGELGLPEVLRAQNHALEAQADLARQRARRGIAIANLNQALGVLP; via the coding sequence ATGCGGAAGATTTTCATTTCCATTGTTGCGTCCGCGCTGCTGCTGCCGTCGGCCCATGCCCAGCCAGCGCCGGCGGACCTGCACGCGCTGTTCAATACAGCGTGGGAGCGGTCCGTTGCCTTCCAGGCGACCGAAGGGCGGCGCCTCGAGGCCGCGGCCAGCCGGATCCAGGCCGATTCGCTGATCGCCGGGCCGCCTACGCTCGGGCTGCTGCACCGGGATGACCGCTGGACCGACAAGCGCGGCCTGCGCGAGAGCGAGGTCCAGCTTGGCGTCCCCGTATGGATGCCAGGGCAGCGTGCGGCACGCGGCGACCTGGCCGACGCGCAAGCCGCCGAAGCTGAAGCCGGCGGCGCCCTGGCGCGGCTGAATCTTGCTGCGGAGGTGCGCGAGCGAGTCTGGCAGCTCGCGGCCGCGGAAGCGGAGCGCGATGTGCTGCGGCATCGCGCAGAGATCGCCGCGTCATTGCGCGACGATGTGCGCCGGCGGGTTGCCGCTGGCGACCTCGCGCGCACCGACCTGCTGCTGGCGCAGCAGGACCATCTGGCGGCACAGGGCCTGCTGGCGGACAGCGAGGGGCGGCTGGTGGACGCCAGGACGCGGCTGCTGCAAGCGACCGGGGTATCGGCCCTGCCGCTTCGCTTTGACGAAGCCGCCGCGCCAGTGAGCGACCCTGCTGCCGCCGCCGCGGCCCACCCGCGGCTGGAAGCGGCGCAGCGGGCCGTGCAGCGCGGCGAGCGTCAGGTGGGCTACCTGCGCAAGTCGCGCCGCGACCCGCCGGAAGTCGGCGTGCTGTACCGCAATGACCGTGCGGGCGGCGGCATGCCCAGCGACCAGACCGTCGGCTTGTTCATCAAGATTCCGTTTGCCACCGAGGCGCGCAACATGCCACGCGAGTCGGCCGCGCAGACGGATCTGATGACGGCGCGCGCCGAACTCGACCGCACCGAGCGCGTCGTCCGCTCCGAAATTGACGCGGCACGCCAGGCGCTGTCGCTGGCGGAACAGCAGCTCAGGCTCACCGAAGAGCGCAGCGCCACGCTGTCCGAGCGGGCGGCGCTGCTACGCAAGGCTTTCGATGCCGGCGAACTCGGCTTGCCGGAGGTGCTGCGCGCCCAGAACCACGCCCTCGAAGCCCAAGCCGACCTGGCGCGCCAGCGCGCCAGGCGCGGTATCGCCATTGCCAACCTGAACCAGGCTCTCGGAGTGCTGCCATGA
- a CDS encoding 3-deoxy-7-phosphoheptulonate synthase has protein sequence MNDPLKPSPTIASEWQSPPDRTSVTDDAHVEDIIPLPPPEHLIRFFPIRNTAVESLITQTRQRIARIQHGEDDRLLVIMGPCSIHDPQAALEYARLLLEQRQRHAGTLEIVMRVYFEKPRTTVGWKGLINDPYLDESYRIDEGLRIARSLLVDINRLGLPAAGELLDVISPQYIGDLICWGAIGARTTESQVHRELASGISAPIGFKNGTDGNIRIAIDAIQAASRPHHFLGVHKNGQVATVHTKGNPDCHVILRGGKVPNYDADSVAAACRELQAAGLGDALMVDFSHANSSKQHQRQLDVARDVAQQIRSGSRSIFGVMVESNLVAGAQKFTPGQHSPSALTYGQSITDACIGWEDSLAMLDLLGEAVNERRGHKRNS, from the coding sequence ATGAACGACCCGCTCAAACCTTCGCCCACCATCGCCAGTGAATGGCAGTCACCGCCGGACCGTACCAGCGTGACTGACGACGCGCATGTCGAAGACATCATCCCGCTGCCGCCGCCCGAACACCTGATCCGCTTTTTCCCGATCCGGAACACGGCGGTCGAGTCGCTGATCACGCAGACGCGGCAGCGTATCGCGCGTATCCAGCATGGCGAGGACGACCGGTTGCTGGTGATCATGGGACCCTGCTCGATCCACGACCCGCAGGCGGCACTCGAATATGCGCGGCTGTTGCTGGAGCAGCGGCAACGTCATGCCGGCACGCTCGAGATCGTGATGCGCGTGTATTTCGAGAAGCCCCGGACCACGGTCGGCTGGAAAGGGCTGATCAATGATCCTTATCTGGACGAGAGCTACCGCATCGACGAGGGCCTGCGCATTGCGCGCAGCCTGCTGGTCGACATCAACCGCCTCGGCCTGCCGGCGGCCGGCGAGTTGCTCGACGTGATCTCGCCACAGTACATCGGCGACCTGATCTGCTGGGGCGCGATCGGCGCCCGCACCACGGAAAGCCAGGTGCATCGCGAGCTGGCTTCAGGCATTTCAGCGCCGATCGGCTTCAAGAACGGCACCGACGGAAATATCAGGATTGCGATCGACGCGATCCAGGCCGCATCGCGACCGCACCACTTCCTGGGAGTGCACAAGAACGGCCAGGTCGCGACGGTGCACACCAAGGGAAATCCGGATTGCCACGTCATTCTCCGCGGCGGCAAGGTGCCCAACTACGATGCGGATTCCGTGGCGGCGGCGTGCCGGGAGTTGCAGGCGGCAGGGCTGGGCGACGCGCTGATGGTGGATTTCAGCCACGCCAACAGCAGCAAGCAGCATCAGCGTCAGCTGGACGTGGCGCGGGACGTGGCGCAGCAGATCCGCAGCGGCAGCCGCTCCATCTTCGGGGTCATGGTCGAGAGCAATCTGGTGGCCGGCGCGCAGAAGTTCACCCCGGGGCAGCACAGCCCGTCCGCCCTGACCTACGGGCAGAGCATTACCGATGCCTGCATCGGCTGGGAGGATTCGCTGGCAATGCTGGACTTGCTCGGCGAAGCGGTCAATGAACGGCGCGGGCACAAGCGCAATTCCTGA
- a CDS encoding chromate transporter, whose protein sequence is MQSGGMAPPDAAEQPAYTLWQLVLYFLRLGTTGFGGPVALAGYMHRDLVERRGWISDGDYKEGMALAQLAPGPMAAQLAIYLGYAHYRILGATLTGVAFVLPSFLMVLALGWAYVSFGGLTWMQSVFYGVGAAVIGIIAISAYKLTTKSVGKDKLLWAIHLVLAAVTVVTESEIAWLFLAAGVLAWFWRAPPKWLRQSGVNALAAVQVPAASGLASTLDWSLLTQIGLFFAKAGAFVFGSGLAIVPFLYGGVVTEYQWLNEKQFVDAVAVAMITPGPVVITVGFIGYLVAGLPGACVAALATFLPCYLFTVLPAPYFKKYGKLPAILAFVDGVTAAAVGAITGAVLVLAKRSIVDVPTILLSLGTVALLLKFRKLPEPVIITGAALIGLAVYPVLHH, encoded by the coding sequence ATGCAATCAGGCGGCATGGCCCCGCCGGACGCCGCGGAGCAGCCCGCCTATACCCTCTGGCAGCTCGTGCTCTATTTTCTTCGCCTGGGCACAACCGGCTTTGGCGGGCCGGTCGCGCTGGCCGGCTATATGCATCGCGACCTGGTGGAGCGGCGGGGCTGGATCAGCGATGGCGACTACAAGGAAGGGATGGCGCTGGCACAACTTGCGCCCGGCCCGATGGCGGCGCAACTGGCGATCTACCTGGGCTACGCCCACTATCGGATCCTCGGCGCCACGCTGACCGGCGTGGCCTTCGTGCTGCCGTCGTTCCTGATGGTGCTGGCGCTGGGTTGGGCCTATGTCAGCTTCGGCGGGCTGACCTGGATGCAATCGGTGTTCTATGGCGTAGGTGCCGCCGTCATCGGCATTATCGCCATCAGCGCCTATAAGCTGACCACGAAGAGCGTCGGCAAGGACAAGCTGCTGTGGGCAATCCACCTGGTGCTGGCTGCGGTGACCGTCGTCACCGAGTCCGAAATCGCCTGGCTGTTCCTGGCGGCGGGGGTGCTTGCCTGGTTCTGGCGCGCCCCGCCCAAATGGCTGCGCCAGAGTGGCGTCAATGCGCTCGCGGCAGTGCAGGTACCCGCCGCAAGCGGCCTGGCGAGCACGCTGGACTGGTCGCTACTGACCCAGATCGGCTTGTTCTTTGCCAAGGCAGGCGCCTTTGTCTTCGGCTCCGGACTCGCCATCGTGCCGTTCCTGTACGGCGGTGTCGTGACGGAGTACCAGTGGCTCAACGAAAAGCAGTTTGTCGATGCGGTGGCCGTGGCCATGATCACGCCCGGCCCGGTTGTCATCACGGTTGGCTTTATCGGATACCTGGTGGCGGGACTACCCGGCGCCTGCGTGGCGGCACTGGCGACGTTTCTGCCTTGCTATCTGTTCACCGTGCTGCCCGCTCCTTATTTCAAGAAGTACGGAAAACTGCCCGCCATCCTCGCCTTTGTCGATGGCGTCACGGCGGCCGCGGTTGGCGCCATCACGGGTGCAGTGCTGGTGCTGGCCAAGCGCTCGATCGTCGACGTTCCGACCATCCTGCTGTCCCTGGGAACGGTCGCATTGCTGCTGAAGTTCAGGAAGCTGCCCGAGCCCGTCATCATCACCGGCGCCGCGCTGATCGGCCTCGCGGTTTATCCTGTGCTGCACCACTGA
- a CDS encoding efflux RND transporter periplasmic adaptor subunit, with product MPVQAGPGAHGPDGEHLDVAGAVSGTGLARLPDGSVHVPKLAQRRMGIRTAMPQEATHPMTVELNAVVAIDPNAGGRLQAGHAGWIEPPSGGFPVLGQRVARGQVLAVLRHKNEPFDTGNQQARLASLSADLKLAQQRLARLESLQDSIPRKEIEAVRAEVRSLSGQRDAVGKSLRHTDNLTAPASGIIATANVLAGQVVAPGDVLYEVLDPERMLIEANTADATLAGRIQGGTLGRADGGKLEFVGAGRSLKNGAVPLMFRLAGKTLPLAVGQPVTVVATLTDTATGIALPAEALVRNASNVPVVWIKSGTQRFIAQPVEARVLDARTVVVVRGLSPENRVVVSGAALINQVR from the coding sequence ATGCCGGTCCAGGCAGGACCCGGTGCCCATGGGCCCGATGGCGAGCACCTCGATGTGGCCGGCGCGGTATCGGGCACCGGCCTGGCCAGGCTGCCGGATGGCAGCGTCCACGTGCCCAAGCTCGCGCAACGGCGCATGGGCATCCGGACCGCGATGCCGCAGGAAGCCACGCATCCGATGACGGTGGAGCTGAACGCCGTGGTGGCGATCGATCCCAATGCCGGCGGCCGGCTCCAGGCAGGCCATGCCGGCTGGATCGAGCCGCCTTCCGGCGGCTTCCCGGTGCTGGGGCAGCGCGTTGCCAGGGGCCAGGTGCTCGCCGTCCTGCGGCACAAGAACGAACCCTTCGATACCGGCAACCAGCAGGCCCGCCTGGCGAGCCTGAGTGCCGACCTCAAGCTGGCGCAGCAGCGGCTGGCGCGGCTGGAGTCGCTGCAGGACAGCATCCCGCGCAAGGAGATCGAAGCCGTCCGCGCGGAAGTCCGCAGCCTGTCCGGCCAGCGCGACGCGGTGGGCAAGAGCCTGCGCCACACCGACAACCTGACCGCGCCGGCCAGCGGAATCATCGCAACCGCCAATGTCCTGGCCGGCCAGGTGGTCGCGCCGGGCGACGTGCTTTACGAAGTGCTGGATCCGGAGCGGATGCTGATCGAAGCCAACACCGCGGATGCCACGCTGGCGGGCCGCATCCAGGGCGGCACGCTGGGCCGCGCGGACGGTGGCAAGCTGGAATTCGTGGGCGCGGGCCGCAGCCTGAAGAACGGGGCCGTGCCGCTGATGTTCCGGCTTGCAGGCAAAACCTTGCCGCTTGCCGTTGGCCAGCCGGTAACCGTGGTAGCCACGCTGACCGACACGGCCACGGGCATTGCGCTGCCAGCCGAGGCGCTGGTGCGCAATGCCAGCAACGTGCCGGTGGTATGGATCAAGTCCGGGACACAGCGCTTTATCGCCCAGCCGGTTGAGGCCCGGGTGCTGGATGCGCGTACCGTGGTCGTGGTCAGGGGCCTGTCGCCGGAGAACCGCGTGGTGGTGTCCGGCGCGGCGCTGATCAACCAGGTCCGCTGA